In Equus quagga isolate Etosha38 chromosome 14, UCLA_HA_Equagga_1.0, whole genome shotgun sequence, one DNA window encodes the following:
- the LOC124225670 gene encoding methyl-CpG-binding domain protein 3-like 1: MVKSSQRNQSKPKPGLSTSIPLRLSSYIFQRPVTRITSHPGNEVRCHQWEETLERSQQVCSQKRLQGLQACSSAGELLSPLDLAKALHNLTPNCTGTSLPGVLTGGLNSSPMPAPFRSLDFAEMIPRAGLDIPQQLCKQFLVTEEDIRKQEGKVKMARERLTMTLVSDRLASEAERVRGQEGHPDKHYEKKRRWRR, translated from the coding sequence ATGGTCAAGTCTTCACAGAGGAACCAATCCAAACCAAAGCCTGGGTTAAGCACCTCCATCCCTTTGAGGCTGTCCAGTTACATCTTCCAGAGGCCAGTTACTAGAATCACATCCCATCCTGGCAATGAGGTCAGATGTCATCAATGGGAAGAAACCTTGGAGCGGTCCCAACAAGTCTGCTCGCAGAAGAGACTGCAAGGGCTGCAGGCCTGCAGCAGCGCAGGAGAACTGTTAAGCCCTCTGGATCTTGCCAAAGCCTTGCACAACCTTACACCCAATTGCACAGGCACATCCCTGCCAGGCGTGCTCACGGGTGGTCTGAACTCCAGTCCCATGCCTGCCCCTTTCAGGTCTTTAGATTTTGCAGAGATGATTCCAAGAGCTGGTCTGGACATCCCCCAGCAACTCTGTAAACAATTTCTGGTGACTGAGGAAGATATCAGGAAACAGGAAGGGAAAGTGAAGATGGCAAGAGAGAGACTGACAATGACGTTGGTTTCAGACAGACTTGCTAGTGAGGCGGAGAGAGTGAGGGGCCAAGAAGGACATCCTGACaaacactatgaaaaaaagagaagatggcgCAGATGA